GCAACCTGGCCAATATATCCATCAATATAAGTACTTGTAGCGGCAGAAGCACAATAGCTTAATGCCGGAGTTGTAAAGTTCACACTCGGAGAGAAGGTTCCTGTAGAGCCTCCACAAACAGTAGCTACCTGAACTTCGTATGCCGTCTGCTCCGTTAATCCGTTAATAATCTGGTTTCCGACTAAAGGAGTTGTGACATTAATTGTTGTCCACGGTCCTCCGGATAAAAGTCTGTATCTTACAACATACGTAGCACCTGCAGACAGATACCAGCCTACATTAGCTGAAGTTGTTGTAAGGTTTGAAACTGTAATGTTAGTAGGAGGTGCTGCTGAACAAGCCGGCAGTGCATGACTTTCAAACTGTACACGAGGGATATCTGCAAGTCTGTCCTTTGCTGTTGGTGGTGCAGCCGGATCCGGATTTGTAGTATCTTCGTAATAAATCATACCTCTATTTGCTCCTGCATTATAAGATCCCCAAGCCGTACCTGGTGAAGATGCGTAGCCTGGAGTTTTTTCATTTACAGCAACCACAAGATTGTCTGTTCCATTCCATAAAAATGGCGTAGCCAATTGAAGAGTAACCCAGTTTCCATTGGTTAAAGTAGGCAAAGTCCCGGCATACACCTGAGTTAATGCACTTAATGGAATCCAGTTTGTAAGGGAGGCAAAGTTATTCTGGGTGGTGTTTCCCATGTATACTACCCAATCCTTATACACATCCTGAGAGGTTGCAACGGTGGTAGAATAAAACCTTATTGCCGTGATATAGGTCGACGTACCAATAGCCGTCGAAACTTCCGATGCAGTATAAATCTGCTGGGAATAACTATACCCATAATAGGAACGTATAGGGAGATACACTGAGGTACCCGTTCCGGTCCCGATCTGACCTGCCTGAGCCGAGACTTTGGATACAAAGCCTGTACAAATCAAACAGAGAAACAGAATTAAAGAGGTAAAGAGTTTCTTCATAATGTTTTTCATTATAATATTAATCAGACAAATCTAATCATTTTTTATTATTAATTTATAGGTACATTTAGGTTTTTTTTGAAAAAAAATGATATTTTATTCACTTATGCTTTAAATAAATAAATCCCCGGGGGCTTCCCGGGGATCTAATTATATTCAAAGGTTATCTTTATTTCTTGATGAATTTAGATTTGAATTGCTCAATTCCTTTATCATCTATTGTAATAACATAAGCTCCTTTAACTAATGATGAAACATTTATTTTTCCATCATTAATATTTCCTCTATCTACTAATTGTCCAGCAGCACTATAGATTTTATAAGTTGCTTTATTTGAAACTTTAGTAATATTCAGAACTTCAGTTGCAGGATTTGGGTAAATCTGAATTCCGTCATTTTTAACAGAAGTTTCAGAAGTAGCAAGGTTACTTGTAATAACTACGTTATAATCTTCAACCTCTCCATAGTAGAAATTGGTTCCACAAGCAAATGAAGCCGGGATCGGGAATCCTTCATTGTCTTCTCCTGCATAGAATACAAGAACTCTCATTCTTAATGGCTGATTTTCTACTGCACTTGTAGGAACTGTAAATGATCCATTATGAACAGCTGTTGATACAGATGTAGTTGGAACATTCAATACCACTTCACTGCTTTCAAAAACTCCATTTTTGTTAAAGTCGATATATACAGCAGCTACATCATAAGCATCTGGTTTTCCTACTGTAACAGATATAGGGTATGTAGAACCTTTAACAAGGTTAACCTGAAGAGCTGAGTTTGTAGTATAGTTTGTATACGTTGATGCTGCAGAAGTGTTGTTAATATTATTAAGAGTAACATTTGAGATATACTCTTCAGTCGTCAACAATGTTGATGCTGCACAATAAGTAATAGCAAGCGTAGTAAAGTTAACAGATGCAGAATAAGTACCTACTGTTGTACCACACACCAAAGCAACCTGTACTTCGAAGTTTGTACCTTCAGCTAAACCAGTTAAATTAACAGAAGGAACTGCAGAATCAACTTCACTCCATGTAGTTGTACCTACTTTTCTGTAACGTACTTTATATGTTGCTCCTGTATAAGCCATCCATGAAACGTTAGCCGAAGTATTACCGATATTGCTTACTACCACATTGGTAGGTGCAGCAGAGCTACAAGCAGAAAGTGGTCCTATTGTAACAGGTCCTACTGCATAGAAAACGTTTCCTATTGCAGAGACTCTTACTTTAATCATCTGTCCGTTTAAAGAAGAAGGGAATGTAAAGTTTTCAGTTCCATCATTTGGAGTTGAAGCTGCCAATACAGTCCAAGTTGTTCCATTATCTGTAGTATAATCAATCTTAACGTTTGTTACATTATATGGAGCAGCATTTGTACCAGCAACAAGCCATTGAATAGGTGTAGGCGTATTCACATCAGCATATTGGTTTGCTAATTTGAATGGCCCTGTATCTCCTACTACAATTGTTTGAGTTGCAAAATTAGTCTGCTGCTGTGCAACGTTTGGGTTGTTATCTCTTACGGTAACTGCAAAATTTGTAGTTCTTGCGAATGCAGAAACTGATTCCCAGGTATTACTTGCATTATTTAATACACCATTCATTACAGATGTAAAGCTTGGGAAATATCTTGTTGGGCTTGTTCCTGTAGACTTCGATCTGAATGTTGCACCAGTAGTTGTATTACCTATATTATTCTTATTAATAACAACAGAAGCATTATCAATTTCTTCCCATACATAAGTAAGCGGATCATTTTCCGCATCTGTAGCAGAAGCTGTAAGTACAAAGGCTGTACCTTTAGGAATATTATATGTTGGTAACGCTGTAATAACTGGTGGGTTATTAGCAATCGGAGTTTCGATATCACAAGTTTTCTCAATCAGGTTATCCTGAACCTGATCAATACTTGCAATATGGAAGTAAGGATCTGAATGCGGCTGTACATCATAATTAGCTCCTGTAATACCAGCATATCCCATAATTGTAGATCCTGAACCCGGTTCCATGTTTACTCCGGATCCTTCAAGGCTATGAGAGAATGTATGGTTTGCTCCCAGCTGGTGTCCCATTTCATGAGCCACATAGTCGATATCAAAATTATCTCCGGATGGTGGATATGTTGCAGATGGATTCACACTTCCTGTAGCAGGAGAGGTAATTCCCGATCCTTTTCCTTCTGGCTCATCAGTAGTAGGGCTTATACAAACGCAACCAATACAACCTGCATTTCCACCACCACCTGAAGCACCAAATAAGTGACCAATATCATAATTTGTCTCACCAACAACTGTTGTCAATTGGTTTTGTAATTCAGTATTCCATGTACCTGGAGGCGCTGTTGCGCTGGTAACAGTAGCATATGGGTCTGTAGCAGGATTATCAAAGATAAGAGCTGGATAATTTAGTACATTTAAGTGTAATGCAAAATCTTTTTCAAATACTCCGTTTACTCTTGACATGGTGTTGTTTACCTGTGCCCATGCACCAGCAACACCTCCAAAAAACTGAGTATATTCACCTGTAACAGACATTGCCAATCTCATTGTTCTGTATTTCTTATCAGAATTCTTAGCAAAGCTTGTTGGTTGGTTAGCAATAGATTTTCCTTTTTTTAATAAAGCATCTATTTGTTTTTTTGAAGTTGGGCTTTCTTCAGTAGAGCATATAAATCCGTTTGGATTTTTCATCGTTTTAGGATGTACCGCATATACGCTCTTATCTGTAGCTAAAGGTTCAATGAACTCATATTTGTCTCCATCTATAATCATAGACTGAAGTTCGTTTGGAGAAACACTGAATCTTAAATATTTACTTGGGTCTTCAACACTTGTCCCCACATAAGAACCTAGCTCATACTTATCAGCAATTTCTTTTGCCAGAACAGGAAAGCTAAATACTTTGAATCTTTCTATCCTCCCATCTACAGTGGGAAGAGAAATAATAACCGGAGCTGCGTTTGGCCCCATCTCCTGAGCATTCTTCAATTGAGATCTCAGCGAAGCCAAGTCTAATTTATAATACCCATTCTCTCTTACGTTAGATTTCTCTACTGTAAAAGCTCCTCTTTTTTTGGTGTCTACTTTATTAAATGAAGTGGGAGTCCATTGTCCGAACACCGTTCCACCTATTAAAGTACATACCAAGGCAGTAAATACTCTTTTCATAAATTAAATAACAATTATAATTTCCGCCAAATATAACTATTTTACAACTCACACAAGTAAAATAAATTAATATTTTTTAATATTATACACCAAATACAACTATTCATTAAAAAAAACACAAACTTTATAGAAATATAAAGTTTGTGTTTTGTATATTGTAAAAGTAAATAATCCTTATTTCTAAAACTTATAGGCAATATTCCATGCAAATCCCATATTGAATTTTGAAGAACTTCTTCCAAATCCAGGAACGATCATTGGAGAGATATCATCCTGTTTAGAAGTGTATACCATATATCTTGGCTGAAGATTCACATCAATATAAAAGTTGGAGCTGAATAACTGTACTCTGCCACCAATGGTTCCTTCCAGCCAAAAAGAAGACTGTGAGGATGAAGGAAAAGCCTCAGAAGAGTTACTCCCACCAAATCCACGTACCGGGACAGCCATATACTCCTGGTTATAGAATGATCCGGCAACTTTTCCTCCGGCATAAAATCCGTTAAATTCATTTTCGGAATCCTTTGCCAGCATATAGAATGCTCCTAACTTAACGAAAGGACCACTTGCCTTGGCATCATAACCATTTTTCTGATATACGTTCTTCTCAAAACCGGCTTCCGCAATAGCATGAACGTTTCCTCTTAGCTTAGAAGAAATAAATCCCTGATAGAGTTTTCTGTCTGAAAAGAAACCTGCTCCGGTATTCAATACATCAAGGCCAACCATAAAATTGGATACATATTTTTCATGAACCTTCTTTTCTGCTTCCTTTTTCTTGTCCTGTGCCCAGCTTATTACTCCGAATAAACTAAAAAGAAAGGT
The nucleotide sequence above comes from Chryseobacterium sp. 7. Encoded proteins:
- a CDS encoding reprolysin-like metallopeptidase — encoded protein: MKRVFTALVCTLIGGTVFGQWTPTSFNKVDTKKRGAFTVEKSNVRENGYYKLDLASLRSQLKNAQEMGPNAAPVIISLPTVDGRIERFKVFSFPVLAKEIADKYELGSYVGTSVEDPSKYLRFSVSPNELQSMIIDGDKYEFIEPLATDKSVYAVHPKTMKNPNGFICSTEESPTSKKQIDALLKKGKSIANQPTSFAKNSDKKYRTMRLAMSVTGEYTQFFGGVAGAWAQVNNTMSRVNGVFEKDFALHLNVLNYPALIFDNPATDPYATVTSATAPPGTWNTELQNQLTTVVGETNYDIGHLFGASGGGGNAGCIGCVCISPTTDEPEGKGSGITSPATGSVNPSATYPPSGDNFDIDYVAHEMGHQLGANHTFSHSLEGSGVNMEPGSGSTIMGYAGITGANYDVQPHSDPYFHIASIDQVQDNLIEKTCDIETPIANNPPVITALPTYNIPKGTAFVLTASATDAENDPLTYVWEEIDNASVVINKNNIGNTTTGATFRSKSTGTSPTRYFPSFTSVMNGVLNNASNTWESVSAFARTTNFAVTVRDNNPNVAQQQTNFATQTIVVGDTGPFKLANQYADVNTPTPIQWLVAGTNAAPYNVTNVKIDYTTDNGTTWTVLAASTPNDGTENFTFPSSLNGQMIKVRVSAIGNVFYAVGPVTIGPLSACSSAAPTNVVVSNIGNTSANVSWMAYTGATYKVRYRKVGTTTWSEVDSAVPSVNLTGLAEGTNFEVQVALVCGTTVGTYSASVNFTTLAITYCAASTLLTTEEYISNVTLNNINNTSAASTYTNYTTNSALQVNLVKGSTYPISVTVGKPDAYDVAAVYIDFNKNGVFESSEVVLNVPTTSVSTAVHNGSFTVPTSAVENQPLRMRVLVFYAGEDNEGFPIPASFACGTNFYYGEVEDYNVVITSNLATSETSVKNDGIQIYPNPATEVLNITKVSNKATYKIYSAAGQLVDRGNINDGKINVSSLVKGAYVITIDDKGIEQFKSKFIKK
- a CDS encoding DUF6048 family protein, which codes for MKTRLIFTFLFSLFGVISWAQDKKKEAEKKVHEKYVSNFMVGLDVLNTGAGFFSDRKLYQGFISSKLRGNVHAIAEAGFEKNVYQKNGYDAKASGPFVKLGAFYMLAKDSENEFNGFYAGGKVAGSFYNQEYMAVPVRGFGGSNSSEAFPSSSQSSFWLEGTIGGRVQLFSSNFYIDVNLQPRYMVYTSKQDDISPMIVPGFGRSSSKFNMGFAWNIAYKF